From one Nilaparvata lugens isolate BPH chromosome 2, ASM1435652v1, whole genome shotgun sequence genomic stretch:
- the LOC120350076 gene encoding odorant receptor coreceptor-like, translated as MSNGEGEKEEQVCSTGLKHWIKLHQEVLSVTEDIIDLYSPMLCVYFLYIYSTVAFTIYSALQNTHSHTLVEVMVLVYFTLMTLTNFYILCHYGNKIKEQSENTIRAVFAAPWYDCSHFQKTFLKIVILRSQKAIIVTSFSSTVFDLTNSTFIVIMKSIVSFYLGLVKMRQQAEISSEM; from the exons ATGTCCAATGGTGAGGGTGAGAAGGAGGAACAGGTTTGCTCTACGGGGTTGAAACATTGGATCAAACTGCATCAAGAGGTTTTGAG CGTGACAGAGGATATAATAGACTTGTATTCGCCAATGCTATGTGTCTATTTTCTCTACATCTATTCTACGGTGGCCTTCACTATTTATTCAGCACTGCAG aacacacattcacacactcTCGTTGAAGTAATGGTACTTGTCTACTTCACTTTGATGACTCTGACTAATTTCTATATTCTTTGTCACTATGGAAATAAAATCAAGGAACAG aGTGAAAACACAATTAGAGCAGTATTCGCTGCGCCTTGGTACGATTGTAGCCACTTTCAGAAaacgtttttgaaaattgtaattctGAGATCACAGAAGGCAATTATTGTCACCTCTTTCAGTTCAACTGTATTCGACCTTACTAACTCTACTTTTATCGTG ATAATGAAATCCATTGTTTCTTTCTACTTGGGTCTTGTAAAGATGAGACAACAGGCAGAAATCTCATCAGAAATGTGA
- the LOC111047888 gene encoding beta-alanine-activating enzyme-like yields the protein MGYCCVVIHQPSMMFCSCRKSHEDNDLLRLQGILPASLQESWNPHCVQILLSGNPFMCLNVDGSENGLINLIKKLKIEILLTNEKYANKFRTKLEKSKKLKDFKLYEHACEIWKTGVSNDTSKNEDAARIDERERLLYAIQTSGSTGEKKIVQVTEDCILPNILELREVFNVCPTDVIYYGSPVTFDPHIVELFLALTSGASLFIVASKARAAAIPTLVDILFPEENSETPENDCARPTLLDVHFPEENPGNDGAISTLVDVHFPEENYEHDWCVTLIQTTPSVFLSWPKQQTRERVMRRLKVLALGGEECPSQDKLSDYCSPADFSKIYNLYGITEVSCWASYNNCLLEGTGRL from the exons ATGGGTTATTGCTGTGTGGTCATTCACCAGCCGTCCATGATGTTCTGCTCCTGCAGAAAAAGCCATGAGGATAATGACCTTCTCAGACTTCAGGGAATATTGCCGGCCTCTCTTCAGGAGTCTTGGAATCCTCACTGTGTACA AATCCTCTTATCTGGGAATCCGTTTATGTGTTTGAATGTTGATGGCTCAGAAAATGGATTGATCAATctgattaaaaaattgaaaattgaaattctgcTAACCAATGAGAAATATGCCAACAAATTTAGAACCAAGCTTGAGAAATCGAAAAAATTGAAGGATTTCAAACTCTACGAACATGCTTGTGAAATTTGGAAAACCG GAGTTTCTAATGACACTAGCAAGAACGAAGATGCTGCAAGAattgatgagagagagagactgttATATGCTATTCAAACATCAGGAAGCACTGGTGAGAAAAAAATCGTACAAGTGACTGAAGATTGCATTCTACCCAACATTTTAGAATTGAG GGAAGTGTTCAATGTGTGCCCGACAGATGTGATTTACTATGGGTCTCCAGTCACTTTCGACCCCCACATTGTCGAGCTATTTCTGGCGCTCACCAGTGGGGCATCACTGTTCATAGTTGCCTCAAAGGCTAGAGCCGCCGCCATTCCTACCCTTGTTGACATCCTATTTCCCGAGGAAAACTCTGAAACTCCGGAAAATGATTGCGCCAGACCCACTTTGCTTGACGTCCATTTTCCTGAGGAAAATCCGGGAAATGATGGCGCAATTTCCACTCTGGTTGACGTCCATTTTCCCGAGGAAAACTATGAACATGATTGGTGTGTCACTCTTATCCAAACCACGCCCTCAGTTTTCCTGTCATGGCCGAAACAGCAGACTCGCGAGCGGGTCATGAGACGGTTGAAGGTTCTGGCTTTGG GTGGAGAGGAATGTCCGAGTCAAGATAAGCTGTCAGATTACTGTTCACCCGCcgatttttcgaaaatttacAATTTGTACGGAATAACCGAGGTGTCCTGCTGGGCATCTTATAACAATTGTCTGCTGGAAGGGACTGGCAGACTCTAG